GGCACCGAGAGGCTTTTGTGGCATCGCTGGAGTTGAAGAACTTTTCACTCATCAAACAGCGCTGCGAAATGAAGGCAATGCAGCCTCACCCCGCTGCGGACGTGTATGAGAAAACGGTCTCTAGAATAAGTGCTCCCTTCCCTAAGCCGATAGTTTTCATCGAATCATGCATCCTCCCTCGTGCACGACTCCTACGCATACACGCATTCCTCTCACTCATTCCATTGACCGTTAACCGTTCGAGCTTGCGTGTCACCGTGTCGCGGCAGTGCACGCTGAACCAATGATCTGACTTTTGTTGTTGCACGCTTAGCTCCGTCCCACAATCCCCTCGGCATCAGCATACAGGCATCCTCTACCGAAGTGCGGACACACaacgacacacgcacacctatAGGGGAAAGAACAAAtaacaaaagaaaagagaaggaaagccaaaccctctcctcccttcagATCAGCACTGCACCCGTCTCGAGCGCCAGCTTCGTTGTGGTCATCGCAtgcttctctctctaccCCTTGTATTTGTGTCCGTGTGCACTTTTCGAGAGGGCGGGCTGTGTCTGGGGAGAAGAGTTGGGCACAACTGCAAAAGCACCTTCTTTGTGTGTATGAGTGCGTTGAAGTAGAGAGAAAGCGCTAGGCGAAGATGTTTGAATATAAAGTAACACAAACAaatattatatatatatatatataaacaGACCACTACTAAAACAAAGTGAGAAGATGCGTTATGCCTGTGTTCATCCCGTCtgtccgtgcgtgtgtgtctgcttgTTTAGTTGTTGTTCTTGGTGCgaactgtgtgtgtgtgtgtgtgtgcatgtacaGGGATGCAATCATCGGTGAGACTGGATGCATGTGGTCTGccagggaaggggaagaatCTATCGTTCGATTAttcaccttttttttcgttgcgGTTCTGTTGTGCTTCTTCTCACAgcctttgttgttgttgctgttttcgAATGCTCGAATGCGCGCGCCGACAACCTGCAATGCTTCTATGGAAGAGAATCTCGGCTCACAAAACAGACAGACAATCGCAACGGTGGGATGACGACCACTACTCAAGCACAGCCGTCTCGGCTTCGAGACTCTTTAGCATCAACGCCTTCGCCTAGACGCATACATGCGTACACTTGGAGTCCCTCATCTCGTCCTTTCCACCAAGGCTTTTGTGTGTTtgacgcagcgctgctccacGAGCGATGTGTGcacttccctccccccccacgcgccgagagagaggaagaagcaGGATATTCTCTACAACATAGCAGCGCCAGTGGAGACATCGAGAATGGGCGAGACCGGGAAGACGACGCTACGCAGCTGCAAGCGCGCAAGGCATGATAAAAACGAACAaaccaacaaaaaaaaaagatgatAAAAACAGAAACGCTTTTAATACTCAACGACATGAAAACGAGGGAGGGATAACGAACAAAAACACAacgggaggggagagaacgAAGTCTTTTGAAGTCGGTAGGTCTCCCCTCGCAGAGAATTCCCTCGATCTCCCACTTGCTCCCTCCCtaccccttcctccctccctccctccctccagcaccacctACAGACGGAGAAGATGAAAacgagggggagaggaggtgaagaTCACCCTTCACTTCGTCTCCTTTGCCTGTCCTTGCACTGAACGCATCTCCTTCTGTCTGCCATTTACACACAGGAGCACAGACACCCAGACAAACACCTCCTTTCCACATCAAAGCCCATTAGGGAGACTGGTCAAAGAAAACAACAGTGGTCGAGATAGGCGGTGGAGGCATCACACCGCCCAAATTCCATCATGGCTACATCTACCAGCTGGGCGTCTGCTCCTACAGCAGAAGTGACAGCGGGTTCTCCATGGCGTCATGGAAGTGCTGGAACCACTTGGCGCCGAGCGCGCCATCGACGATGCGGTGGTCAAAGGACGCCGAAAAGTTCACGACGTTCTCTACTCTGCCGGTCATCTCGAACTCGCCCGTCTCCTCGCTCTTTACAATCTCAGCGCGCGGCTTGGCGGAGCCGACGGCGAGAATCATCGCCTGCGGGGGATTGATGATGGCTGTGAAGCCGGGGATGCCCGTGGCACCGAGGTTCGACACGGAGCACGTGCCACCCTGGAACTCACTGGGCTGCAGCGTACCGtcgcgcgccttcttcgctAGAGCCTTTGTCTCTTTCGATATTTCTACGAGACCCTTCGCCTGCGCGTTGCGGATGATCGGGGTAATGAGGCCAGTCGGCGTGGCCACAGCCACCGAGACGTCAACGGTGGCGTACTGGCGGATGAAGTCGCCCTGCCAGGAGGAGTTCACCTCCGGCACCAGAATGTTGGCGCGCGCAACAGCCTTGACGATGTAGTCGTTCACGGTGATCTTGTACTCGCCATTACCTTTCGCGTTCAGCTGCTTGATGAGGGCCAGCATGTTGTCGACGCGGCAGTCGTCGAAGAGGTAGTAGTGCGGAATTTCCAGGTTCTTGGACTGGTGCAGGCGCTTCGCGATGACAGATCGCATCGTCGTCACCGGAATGTCGATGAAGTTGGGGTTCGCTGGAGGCGTTCCCTTGGCTGCCGCGGGCTTCGCGGGGGCAGccagtgccgcagcagcagcagtcttGGCAGGTGCAGCCACCTCTGCAGCCGAGCTGGCAGTGCCGCttgccacggcagccgccacgtcCTTGGACGTGATGCGacccacaccaccaccggtgCCCTTGATGCCGCTCAATGACACGTTCTTCTCCGCAGCCATCTTGCGAGCGTACGGCGATGCCTTCACGCGGTCACCAGACACCGCCACAGGGGCGGCAGCCACAGGGGTtgcagcggcaggggcagcaggagcctcctcggcagccgcagctggcgcctcctcggcctcaGGCTTCCAGTTCTTGACCTCGTCGGAGTGGACACCCTCCTTCTCGTCGACGATGAGGCACACTGTCTGACCCACGGCCGTCTCCTCGCCAGCAGAGGTGATGACGCGGGCGAAGAAGCCCTCTTCAGTTGCGTTATCGTACGACACGATAGCCTTATCGGTCTCGACGTTGCAGAAGGTGTCGCCGGGGCGAATGACGTCACCCGGCTGCTTGCACCACTCCGTGATCTTGCCCTTCTCCATAGTGGGGGAGAGCGCGGGCATGGGAATCGGGGTGATGGTGAGGAAGCGAAGGGCAGCTGGCGTGGCCAGCTTCGagacggcacggcggcggagcatGGCGAACAGACGCGTCTGTGGTGTGAGCGATAGTACTAGTAGTAGAGGGGGTCAAGGAGTCTGTGGAGCGCCTTTCTTATTTTCTTTCTTGAATTAACGGGAAGAAAGGAAGAGTCGCCAACACGTCGTGCTCCGGTCTCTCCTTTCGAGCTATGATGCGCTAAGGATTACAAAGTCGTCGAAGTGAGGGCCTCGTTCAGCTTTTTTCTCTCCTGTTTATCAAAGGGCGTAACTGGAGACACACATGTGCCAGCAAGATGGCGAGCATGAGAAATACAAGCAGTTGCAGAGGAGCaaccagagagagagaggggggagatggaagagggaagagaggtgTGAAGTGGCGGGAGAGCAGAGGCACGAGGCAACaagcagagggagagactGAGAGTGCATGGGTGGCAAACCCGCCAAATTTGAACCATGACACGTGGGCAAAGTCAAGTCAACCGGAAACCCTCTTTCTGCAGAGGCAGGCCCCCGTTACGAATTGTAAACAGCTGATTCatttttctcttttcgcttGCCCTTATCAATATTCGCGGATGCTCGAGGTCGCACCGCTTACAGACGAGGTGCAACGCTGCAGAGAGACGAAGAGCACGCGTCTGTGACTCCCGGCGAGCGCGCCAAGAGCACGGTAGGGTGCATCGACTTGACAGTGGCTCAAGAAGTGTGCCTAGAGTCAGCACTGGGAAAGTGATACGTGCAGAGAACATGGAAAACGGATGCTGAGACGCACCCGTCGCATCAGAGCCAACAAAGAGATccgaagagagaaggaaaacgaTAGAGcaacgaacaaaaaaagcTACAGAGCAGCTGTATGCCTTACAGACCCGGTGGCGCGGCAAAGATCCGGCCCAGCAGTGTGCGCACACTGTAGCCTCCATGGATCTCCGTTTCGCCTGACTCCCTCCCATGCAACGTCTTCACAGCTCCAGGTCCACGACACTCGGAGGGAGCAGCACATTCTGGCCAAAGCGGCCAACCATCATGGCGGCGTTAATGCACGGAAGGAACGGGATTTCATCCAGCctcgccaccccctccggctggccgcctccacctcgtgTCGCCACGCGAAATGACTTCCTGACAAGTTCAGGCACTGGCAGCCGATGCATGCCATGTGCACCGTGAAGATGTCCACAAAGAAgcacgcggcgcggcgccacctgTTGAGTATACGTGCAAATTGGCTGCTCCTCAACGCTGTGGTGAGCTCTGGGAATGTCTGGACTTTGGTGAACTACCAAGACATCGACAGAACCACCTGGTGTGGCACCTTCGAACCGCGCGCGAAGAGGCTGCTCCGATGAGCATCGAGAAGCAGTGGACACGGCTCCTGGCCCATCATCTTGCCGCGCCGAGGCGAACATGAAAGGCTTCCACGCCTTTTTGTCCTGAAATGCTGTATTGGGGCTCCAGCGAGAGTTGGAGATGGAGCGTGGTGAACCGTAGAAGCGCACACCGACAGgctccaccaccacactGTCCTCGCACAAATACACAGCAGGTTCAAAGAGTCGGCGAACATCTTCTGTAGACATTGCAGCAATGGCCTTGTCATGATTGCCCGCAATGATCAACTTCACCGGGTGCGGGTGCAACGCGCTATCCGTGAACCAGGCAGAAAAATCGGTCAGCATCGCTTTGACGTCCCGCACAAAGTTCAAGCCTTCCTGGATGTCGCCGCAGTGCACCAGCACGTCGCCGTTTGGAACACTCATCTCTCGATGCCGCTCGTGGGTGTCGCTGATAATGACTAGACGCAAGGATGAGACCGGCTTGGGTGGCAGCTCAGCGATGTCATACACCAACGGTTTGTGCAGTGAGTAGGTGGACGGGAGCTCAACCTCGCCGCTCCGCACGGGAGGAGAAGGGTCCACCTCGTAGAGTGACGAGTGCAACACTGTCGGGGCCATCGATGAAGTCACGGAGGTGCGTGTCGATGGAAGCAGCCCCGTATGGCGGACGAGCCTCGGCAGGTAGCCATAATACTCGCatagcgctgcagcacccacAGGCATGGCGACGcagaaaacacacacgaagTGAACACTACTGTAGGAGAGCTGGTCCAAGCCATACGCCTCGCTTAGGTAGAAATCAACCTCTACTGCCAAGAGGATGGATGAAAATGGCGGCGCGCAGGTGATAGGGCGGCGGCCTCAGCGACGCTGGGCGCGGGCACGGCAACGCTCAGCCCTTTCTATCtcgtacgcacgcacatgggAGGGGCAtggaaagagaaaaaaatgACCAGAGCGATAGATGGAGAGGAATGGAAAGGTTCTGGTTTGGAGAGTGCAACGCGTAACGCGGCTGCAcgcagcgcgaggaggacaaTTTCAAAAGCCATCGAGTACTTTTCATCCAGCTTCTTCGCCAAAGCagagaaaaagggggaaaactAACGCACATGGTACAGAACATCTGCGAggcaggaggtggagaggtcGCTAAGGAGGGGATGATGTACAGCAACAGCACGACCTCAGCCGACGCGTCTGCATAGAGCAGCGTGTCTTACACGTGCATGTGACAGCACCCCGCTCTTCCCGCCAAGCCCCTAGAACCTACCCCATCTGTTTCCATCacacctctcctcctccaccccgATTTCGCCACACAagtccctctctccctcgccgcctcAACGCCGTGCCTTTGGTaacacactcgcacacacacacaagcatcTCAAATGCGCACGCTCACAATTCAGAGACGCCGGGGTATcataacacacacacacacttcgACCTTCGCTGCTGAAAAGTCCAGTCTCAGACTCGCCCGGACGCCCCGGCGTCCGCCTTTGCTATGTTGATCAAGAACTCCTTCACCTTCCGGCGCTGCCCAGCAAAGTTGCCCACGATTAGGAGGTGTGCGTTCAGcgtctcctgctgctcctgtgAAATCCCGGCCATGGTCAAGGATGGCGTGAGATTGGGAAAGAGCCTCACGTAGGGCTCGCTGATCGCGTACGCCACGTTTTCACGTTCGCACGGCGTCAGCTCGCCGTCCGGTGTCAGGGTCACGTACGAGACGAGCCGCGAGTATACTACCACGCGCACCTCCGACAAGgctgcctccacctccgGTAGAACTGCGGTGTCGGTGGTGAGGTTGACAATGGAAATGAGAAAGCTCTGCGCTGTACGGTTGTCGGCGCCGCTTTCAAAGATGCTCAtcgccacctctgccgtTGCGAGGAAAAGCGCCTTGTCGCGCTTCCACAAGTGGCTGTCCAGCACGTGACTCCGTATAAACTTGGTCACGTCTTTTGCGTAGTAGAGCCATTGCTTTGACTCCACTACATCATCACGGGTATTGCGCGCGTTTGCCTCCGCCGTCCGCTGCCGACGCACCTGCTCCTTGCGCTGAGCGAAAAATCGGTGGAGAAGTTGGAAAATGTAGATGAGCAACGTCGGGTGCTCCTTGCCAATCGGCAGCAAGCACTTCTCCGTGAGAGAGCGAGTAACATGCGTGGGTATCTGAGCGCTGGTTGTGAGGGCAGTGATGACCTCACCAAACCGTTCCGCTGGCAAAATGGGGCTCAGTTCTCCAAAGACTTGGTATAGAGCAATACGAATGTTCATCAGCGTGGCGCGAGCTCCACGCACTGTGTTGACCAAGTGCGCATCACTCTTGCGTGTCTTACCGGGCAGAAACAGATCTCTCTCCCCCGGTTCCTGCTCGAGAATGCTGCGGTACTCGGGAGGCAGATCGCTCGGCTGCATGCTGTGGATGCTCAAGAGCAGCTGCCCGATCAGTGGAAACAGTTGCGTTGCCTTCTCTATCACGTATGGTGTCATCTGGCAACGCCGGAAGACGGCGGCAATCGTGTTCAAGCATCCCTGCAGCACGCCCCTCGCGTCCTTGTCGTCTGGCGTACCCGCGCACATTATGTTATTGAAGGCGTTTTGGTCTTTCAGAGCTGGAGAGGTGGCCAGCATGTTCACAAGCGGGTTCACAATTGTCTGCAAGTACGCGTCGGACTCGTGCGCCGGCAGAACAGCCGTTAGTGCGATAAGGGCCTCGTACAGGAGTGAGCGCTCCATCCCATTCGCGCGCATCAGCATCGGCTCCAGCTGTTTGATCAGAGAAGGCGTCCGTGGTAAAAAGCGGCGGCTGTGCTCGACACACATTTGCACCAGTAAGGTGTGAGcccggcgccgtgcagccgAGACGTCGATGTCGTCGGTGTACCGACTACTCTCGTCGTTGATGCAGTTCAGAAGGATATTGATGGTCCCCTCCCATACATTCATGacatcgccgtcgcgcacctTCCAGAAGTAAGAGATCATGTTAAAGTACACAGGTCTGAGCACCGCGTCAGAGGGCTCGTGGGCCAGCAAAgtcgacacgcacgcgttgACGCTCACAGTCGAGTACTCGAAAGCGGCCGAGAGGTACTCCATCATGAACTGGGTGGCCTCCCAGCAGACGAACGTTAGGCTGCTCTGCCGTACGAAGCGGCTGCGGGTGCGCGGGTCTCCGGGGGTGCCTCGAGGGTCAGGAAGGTCGCCCAAGAGGCTCAGCAGATACTGGTTCGTGCGCTCCGGGTACATGCGAGCTAGCTGAGTCAAGATCTTGCTTGCACCTCGCCGGAAGTCAGCAAAGACCTCCTCAAACAGCTGCTCGAATCCAAACTGCTCTCGAGAGAGCTCTTGCCCTTCCGGGTTCGTGCCTTGCACAGGGTGACATAAGTTCTTGGGGAGCAACAGACGCAGCCCGTTGTAGATTTCGATCGCGTCCACATGGCGAAACGTCTCCTCTCCCATGCGCTCCATCAGCTGCACAGCCTCCTGCCCGAACAGGATGCTCGGTACGGAAAAGACTGACATGATGCTCTGCACCAGTAGCACCCCCTCCAGCTGTACAAAGTCCTTGGGAAGCTCCAACGCCAAGTTGAGAATTTCATCCAGTGCGGCAATGTCACCACTAGCAACCA
This genomic stretch from Leishmania donovani BPK282A1 complete genome, chromosome 36 harbors:
- a CDS encoding dihydrolipoamide acetyltransferase precursor, putative, producing MLRRRAVSKLATPAALRFLTITPIPMPALSPTMEKGKITEWCKQPGDVIRPGDTFCNVETDKAIVSYDNATEEGFFARVITSAGEETAVGQTVCLIVDEKEGVHSDEVKNWKPEAEEAPAAAAEEAPAAPAAATPVAAAPVAVSGDRVKASPYARKMAAEKNVSLSGIKGTGGGVGRITSKDVAAAVASGTASSAAEVAAPAKTAAAAALAAPAKPAAAKGTPPANPNFIDIPVTTMRSVIAKRLHQSKNLEIPHYYLFDDCRVDNMLALIKQLNAKGNGEYKITVNDYIVKAVARANILVPEVNSSWQGDFIRQYATVDVSVAVATPTGLITPIIRNAQAKGLVEISKETKALAKKARDGTLQPSEFQGGTCSVSNLGATGIPGFTAIINPPQAMILAVGSAKPRAEIVKSEETGEFEMTGRVENVVNFSASFDHRIVDGALGAKWFQHFHDAMENPLSLLL